A single genomic interval of Halorubrum aethiopicum harbors:
- a CDS encoding CTP synthase: protein MPTDPDTGYDPSLGRKFVFVTGGVMSGLGKGITAASTGRLLSNAGFDVTAVKVDPYLNVDAGTMNPYEHGEVYVLKDGGEVDLDLGNYERFLGTDMTFDHNVTTGKTYQHVIERERAGDYLGKTVQIIPHVTDDIKRRIREAAEGSDVCLIEIGGTVGDIESMPFLEALRQFAHEEDDEDILFAHVTLVPYSKNGEQKTKPTQHSVKELRSIGLQPDVLVGRCEDRLDPETKEKIALFCDVPTDAVFSNPDVEDIYHVPLVVEDEGLDEYVMERLGIADEALPKAERSTEWRDLVTRDREDEIDVALVGKYALEDAYMSIHEALKHAGIQTETEVNVLWVDADETREEHEKRLASADAVVVPGGFGSRGTDGKVAAIRYARENDVPFLGLCLGFQMAVVEHARNVLGLEDAHSAEIDADTPHPVIDLLPEQYETEEMGGTMRLGAHETDIEPDTLAARVYGADSCTERHRHRYEVNPEYIDQLETDGLVFSGRADNRMEILERADHPFFFGTQAHPEFRSRPDRASPPFVALVEAALGSTDTTERNADVRL, encoded by the coding sequence ATGCCAACGGATCCTGACACGGGATACGACCCGTCGCTGGGTCGGAAGTTCGTGTTCGTCACGGGCGGGGTCATGTCCGGGCTGGGCAAGGGAATCACCGCCGCCAGCACCGGCCGACTCCTCTCGAACGCCGGCTTCGACGTGACCGCGGTGAAGGTGGACCCCTACCTCAACGTCGACGCCGGGACGATGAACCCGTACGAACACGGCGAGGTGTACGTCCTCAAGGACGGCGGCGAGGTCGACCTGGACCTGGGCAACTACGAGCGCTTCCTCGGGACCGACATGACGTTCGACCACAACGTCACCACGGGGAAGACCTACCAGCACGTCATCGAGCGCGAGCGCGCCGGCGACTACCTCGGCAAGACCGTCCAGATCATTCCCCACGTCACCGACGACATCAAGCGGCGCATCCGCGAGGCCGCCGAGGGGAGCGACGTCTGTCTGATCGAGATCGGCGGGACCGTCGGCGACATCGAGTCGATGCCGTTCCTCGAGGCGCTCCGGCAGTTCGCCCACGAGGAGGACGACGAGGACATCCTCTTCGCCCACGTCACCCTGGTTCCCTACTCGAAGAACGGCGAGCAGAAGACGAAGCCGACCCAGCATTCGGTGAAGGAGCTGCGCTCCATCGGGCTCCAGCCGGACGTGCTCGTCGGGCGCTGTGAGGACCGGCTGGATCCGGAGACGAAAGAGAAGATCGCCCTGTTCTGTGACGTGCCCACGGACGCCGTCTTCTCGAACCCCGACGTCGAGGACATCTACCACGTCCCGCTGGTGGTGGAAGACGAGGGGTTAGACGAGTACGTGATGGAGCGGCTCGGGATCGCCGACGAGGCGCTCCCGAAGGCCGAGCGCTCGACGGAGTGGCGCGACCTCGTCACGCGCGACCGCGAGGACGAGATCGACGTGGCGCTCGTCGGCAAGTACGCGCTGGAGGACGCGTACATGTCGATCCACGAGGCGCTGAAACACGCCGGGATCCAGACGGAGACGGAGGTGAACGTGCTGTGGGTCGACGCCGACGAGACGCGCGAGGAACACGAAAAGCGACTCGCGAGCGCGGACGCGGTCGTCGTCCCCGGCGGGTTCGGCTCCCGCGGCACCGACGGGAAGGTGGCGGCGATCCGGTACGCCCGCGAGAACGACGTCCCCTTCCTCGGGCTCTGTCTCGGCTTCCAGATGGCCGTCGTCGAGCACGCGCGCAACGTGCTCGGGCTCGAGGACGCCCACTCCGCGGAGATCGACGCCGACACGCCCCACCCGGTCATCGATCTCCTCCCCGAGCAGTACGAGACGGAGGAGATGGGCGGGACGATGCGGCTCGGCGCACACGAGACCGACATCGAGCCGGACACGCTGGCGGCGCGGGTGTACGGCGCGGACTCCTGTACCGAGCGGCACCGCCACCGTTACGAGGTGAACCCCGAGTACATCGACCAGCTGGAGACCGACGGGCTCGTCTTCTCCGGGCGCGCGGACAACCGGATGGAGATCCTCGAACGCGCCGATCACCCGTTCTTCTTCGGGACGCAGGCGCACCCCGAGTTCCGGTCGCGGCCGGACCGGGCGAGCCCGCCGTTCGTCGCCCTCGTCGAGGCGGCGCTCGGATCGACGGACACAACCGAGCGGAACGCGGACGTGAGGCTATAG
- a CDS encoding 50S ribosomal protein L16, which yields MSDKPASMYRTIDKPSYTRREYITGIPGSKIAQHNMGDLSSEPEDYPVEISLRVEEELQIRHGSLESARLSANRHLIKELGEGTYKMTLRKFPHQVIRENKQATGAGADRVSDGMRQAFGKPVGTAARLNKDDVVFTAYCDVDQAPAVKEAFRRAYNKLSPPCRITVERGEELLVA from the coding sequence ATGTCCGACAAACCCGCCTCTATGTACCGGACGATAGACAAACCGTCCTACACCCGACGCGAGTACATCACGGGCATCCCCGGCTCGAAGATCGCCCAGCACAACATGGGCGACCTCTCCTCGGAGCCCGAGGACTACCCCGTCGAGATCAGCCTCCGCGTCGAGGAGGAGCTCCAGATCCGCCACGGCTCGCTCGAGAGCGCGCGCCTGTCGGCGAACCGCCACCTGATCAAGGAGCTCGGCGAGGGCACCTACAAGATGACGCTCCGGAAGTTCCCCCACCAGGTCATCCGCGAGAACAAGCAGGCGACCGGCGCGGGCGCGGACCGCGTCTCCGACGGGATGCGCCAGGCGTTCGGCAAGCCCGTCGGCACCGCCGCGCGACTGAACAAGGACGACGTGGTCTTCACGGCCTACTGCGACGTCGACCAGGCCCCCGCCGTGAAGGAGGCGTTCCGCCGCGCGTACAACAAGCTCTCGCCGCCGTGCCGGATCACGGTCGAGCGCGGCGAGGAGCTGCTCGTCGCGTAG
- a CDS encoding adenosylhomocysteinase has product MSEQTYPPVTEHLSDPETAREEGRRKMDWALQHMPILNALREEFETERPLEGETVAMAMHVEAKTANLVELLADGGAEVAITGCNPLSTHDDVSAALNDHEAITSYAVRGVDDEGYYDAMHACLAHEPTITVDDGMDMVKLVHEEYPDLIDSILGGAEETTTGVHRLRAMDDDGELHYPVFAVNDTPMKRLFDNVHGTGESSLATIAMTTNLSFAGKDVVVGGFGYCGKGVAKKAAGQNANVIVCEVDPRKALEAHMEGYDVMPMAEAAKTGDVFVTTTGNRDVITREHFEVMNDGVLLANAGHFDVEINLEELDDLAVDRFEARDGVEGYELPDGRVLNVLAEGRLVNLAAPIALGHPVEVMDQSFGVQAVVVRELAENADDYEAGVHDVPDDLDREVAEIKLAAEGVDHDSLSAEQREYMGSWEHGT; this is encoded by the coding sequence ATGAGCGAGCAGACGTATCCGCCGGTCACGGAGCACCTTTCGGACCCCGAGACGGCCCGCGAGGAGGGGCGTCGCAAGATGGACTGGGCGCTCCAGCACATGCCGATCCTGAACGCGCTCCGCGAGGAGTTCGAGACGGAGCGTCCCCTGGAGGGCGAGACGGTCGCGATGGCGATGCACGTCGAGGCGAAGACGGCGAACCTCGTCGAGCTGCTTGCCGACGGCGGCGCGGAGGTCGCCATCACCGGCTGTAACCCGCTGTCGACGCACGACGACGTCTCCGCGGCGCTGAACGACCACGAGGCGATCACCTCCTACGCGGTCCGCGGCGTCGACGACGAGGGGTACTACGACGCGATGCACGCGTGTCTCGCCCACGAGCCCACCATCACCGTCGACGACGGGATGGACATGGTGAAGCTCGTCCACGAGGAGTACCCCGACCTGATCGACTCCATCCTCGGCGGCGCGGAGGAGACGACGACCGGGGTCCACCGCCTGCGCGCGATGGACGACGACGGCGAGCTCCACTACCCCGTCTTCGCCGTGAACGACACGCCGATGAAGCGGCTCTTCGACAACGTCCACGGCACCGGCGAGTCCTCGCTCGCGACCATCGCGATGACGACGAACCTCTCGTTTGCCGGCAAGGACGTCGTCGTCGGCGGGTTCGGCTACTGCGGCAAGGGCGTCGCGAAGAAGGCCGCCGGTCAGAACGCCAACGTGATCGTCTGCGAGGTCGACCCGCGCAAGGCGCTGGAGGCACACATGGAGGGGTACGACGTGATGCCGATGGCGGAGGCCGCGAAGACGGGCGACGTGTTCGTCACGACCACCGGCAACCGCGACGTGATCACCCGCGAGCACTTCGAGGTCATGAACGACGGCGTCCTGCTGGCGAACGCCGGCCACTTCGACGTGGAGATCAACCTCGAGGAGCTCGACGACCTCGCGGTCGACCGCTTCGAGGCCCGCGACGGCGTCGAGGGGTACGAGCTTCCCGACGGCCGCGTGCTCAACGTGCTCGCCGAGGGGCGGCTCGTCAACCTCGCCGCCCCCATCGCCCTGGGCCACCCGGTCGAGGTCATGGACCAGAGCTTCGGCGTTCAGGCCGTGGTCGTCCGCGAACTCGCCGAAAACGCCGACGACTACGAGGCCGGCGTCCACGACGTCCCCGACGACCTCGACCGCGAGGTCGCCGAGATCAAGCTCGCGGCGGAGGGCGTCGACCACGACTCGCTCTCCGCGGAGCAGCGCGAGTACATGGGGAGCTGGGAGCACGGGACGTAA
- a CDS encoding C-terminal binding protein, whose amino-acid sequence MTETTPSTGDDDRPRVVISDTKLTSLATEREVFGDEVVLTQDPLRSPEAVIEADPDAIVIDAGTPMTAAVLEGCSRLRAVVRAGVGVDNVDLAAADANGVAVSNVPDYGTDEVSAHAIGLCASLVRGIPAASADTAAGGWDWQVSAPLSRPEELTVGVVGCGRIGSRTVRKAAPQFGSVVVHDPYVPDAAIRDLGAEPAGFEDLLRESDVISVHTPLTPETRGMFDADAFDTMRERDDAEPGTILVNTARGEVVDADALVDALEDGTVRSAGLDVLPAEPPADDRLVGRDDVVVTPHIAWYSEESKREVRRKAAEEVRRYLRGAEPAYRVDPETYGSPDAY is encoded by the coding sequence ATGACCGAGACAACTCCGTCAACCGGGGACGACGACCGACCCCGAGTCGTGATCAGCGACACGAAACTCACCAGCCTCGCGACCGAGCGCGAGGTCTTCGGCGACGAGGTCGTCCTGACGCAGGACCCCCTCCGCTCGCCGGAGGCGGTGATCGAGGCCGACCCGGACGCGATAGTCATCGACGCGGGAACGCCGATGACCGCCGCGGTCCTCGAAGGCTGTTCTCGCCTCCGGGCGGTCGTCCGCGCCGGCGTCGGCGTCGACAACGTCGACCTCGCGGCGGCCGACGCCAACGGCGTGGCCGTCTCGAACGTCCCGGACTACGGGACCGACGAGGTGTCCGCGCACGCGATCGGGCTCTGTGCGTCGCTCGTCCGCGGGATCCCCGCCGCGAGCGCCGACACCGCGGCCGGCGGCTGGGACTGGCAGGTCAGCGCGCCGCTCTCGCGACCCGAGGAACTGACCGTCGGCGTCGTCGGCTGCGGGCGGATCGGGAGCCGAACGGTGCGGAAGGCGGCCCCGCAGTTCGGAAGCGTCGTCGTCCACGACCCGTACGTGCCCGACGCGGCGATCCGGGACCTCGGTGCCGAACCCGCGGGCTTCGAGGACCTCCTCCGCGAGAGCGACGTGATATCCGTCCACACCCCGCTGACGCCGGAGACGCGGGGGATGTTCGACGCGGACGCCTTCGACACGATGCGCGAGCGCGACGACGCCGAGCCGGGAACGATCCTCGTGAACACGGCACGCGGCGAGGTCGTCGACGCGGACGCGCTCGTCGACGCCTTGGAGGACGGGACGGTCCGGAGCGCCGGGCTGGACGTCCTCCCGGCCGAGCCGCCGGCGGACGACCGGCTGGTCGGCCGCGACGACGTCGTCGTCACCCCGCACATCGCGTGGTACTCCGAGGAGTCGAAACGCGAGGTGCGGCGCAAGGCGGCCGAGGAGGTCCGGCGATACCTCCGCGGCGCGGAGCCGGCGTACCGAGTCGACCCCGAGACGTACGGGAGCCCGGACGCGTACTGA
- the guaA gene encoding glutamine-hydrolyzing GMP synthase has translation MVETDAFIEEAVAEIREAVGDANAVIALSGGVDSSVAATLAYEAIGDRLTPVYVDTGLMRKGETDEIRETFSFMESLRVIEAQERFFDRLEGVTDPEEKRHVIGEGFIDEFETVARDVDADYLVQGTIYPDRIESEGNIKSHHNVGGLPEVVDFEGIVEPVRDLYKDEVREVARALDLEEIISERMPFPGPGLAVRVVGEVTPEKAEVAREACHVVEEELEEYDPWQAFGAVIGKATGVKGDNRVHGWVVAVRSVESRDGMTARAQEIDWSTLQRIQSRITGENENVARVVYDVTHKPPATIEYE, from the coding sequence ATGGTCGAGACGGACGCGTTCATCGAGGAGGCGGTGGCGGAGATCCGCGAGGCGGTCGGCGACGCGAACGCCGTGATCGCCTTATCGGGCGGGGTCGACTCCTCGGTCGCGGCGACGCTGGCGTACGAGGCGATCGGCGACCGGCTCACCCCGGTGTACGTCGACACGGGACTGATGCGGAAGGGGGAGACGGACGAGATCCGCGAGACGTTCTCCTTCATGGAGTCGCTGCGGGTGATCGAGGCGCAAGAGCGCTTCTTCGACCGGCTGGAGGGCGTCACCGACCCCGAGGAGAAACGCCACGTCATCGGCGAGGGGTTCATCGACGAGTTCGAGACGGTCGCCCGCGACGTCGACGCCGACTACCTCGTCCAGGGGACGATCTACCCCGACCGCATCGAGTCCGAGGGGAACATCAAGTCCCACCACAACGTGGGCGGGCTCCCCGAGGTCGTCGACTTCGAGGGGATCGTCGAGCCGGTGCGCGACCTCTACAAGGACGAGGTCCGCGAGGTCGCCCGCGCGCTCGACCTCGAGGAGATCATCTCCGAGCGGATGCCGTTTCCCGGCCCCGGACTCGCCGTCCGGGTCGTCGGCGAGGTCACCCCCGAGAAGGCCGAGGTCGCCCGCGAGGCGTGTCACGTCGTCGAGGAGGAGCTCGAGGAGTACGACCCCTGGCAGGCGTTCGGGGCCGTGATCGGGAAGGCGACCGGCGTGAAAGGCGACAACCGGGTCCACGGCTGGGTGGTCGCCGTGCGCTCGGTCGAGAGCCGCGACGGGATGACCGCCCGCGCCCAGGAGATCGACTGGAGCACGCTCCAGCGCATCCAGAGCCGGATCACGGGCGAGAACGAGAACGTCGCCCGTGTCGTCTACGACGTGACCCACAAGCCGCCGGCGACCATCGAGTACGAGTGA
- a CDS encoding DUF7119 family protein — translation MDEQSRADRRSPVGEPVVRSDPAVTGERAAEAVGFDPDDPESVAEAAETVRRFASGDVGDDDHVLMLRGAAACAALVRGVGSYKEAAARAGDGVTVAFIRKWARVHDLPQAIRRQVARGHVTPSAAKHVARLGGTDRYLLAWAAIDGDMTVREVRSVASAVNDGDEVDDAVREVGVDLGRIGLDLPTETYVELRRRAAMRNVEPGAIVATALEDHFTSSPGEE, via the coding sequence ATGGACGAGCAGTCACGCGCCGACCGCCGGTCACCGGTCGGCGAACCCGTCGTTCGCTCGGACCCGGCGGTCACCGGCGAGCGCGCGGCCGAGGCGGTGGGGTTCGACCCCGACGATCCCGAGAGCGTCGCCGAGGCCGCGGAGACGGTCCGCCGCTTCGCGTCGGGCGACGTCGGCGACGACGACCACGTGTTGATGCTCCGCGGGGCCGCCGCCTGCGCGGCGTTGGTCCGCGGCGTCGGCTCCTACAAGGAGGCCGCGGCCCGCGCCGGCGACGGGGTCACCGTCGCGTTCATTCGCAAGTGGGCGCGGGTTCACGACCTCCCGCAGGCGATCCGTCGGCAGGTCGCCCGCGGGCACGTCACGCCGAGCGCGGCCAAACACGTCGCGCGCCTCGGCGGGACCGACCGGTACCTCCTCGCGTGGGCCGCCATCGACGGCGACATGACCGTCCGGGAGGTCCGATCCGTGGCCTCGGCCGTCAACGACGGCGACGAGGTGGACGACGCGGTCCGCGAGGTCGGCGTCGATCTCGGCCGGATCGGCCTCGACCTCCCGACCGAGACGTACGTCGAACTCCGCCGGCGGGCGGCGATGCGGAACGTCGAGCCGGGCGCGATCGTCGCGACCGCGCTCGAGGACCACTTCACGTCGTCGCCGGGCGAGGAGTGA
- the thsA gene encoding thermosome subunit alpha → MIVLSEESQRTSGKDAQNMNITAGKAVAESVRTTLGPKGMDKMLVDSGGSVVVTNDGVTILKEMDIDHPAANMIVEVSETQEDEVGDGTTSAVVVAGELLDQAEELLDQDIHATTLAQGYRQAAEKAKEIVEEQAIEVTEDDRETLVEIAQTAMTGKGAENSKDLLAELVVDAVLAVKDEDGIDTENVSVEKVVGSSVDQSELVEGVIVDKERVDENMPYAVEDANVALFDGAIEVKETEIDAEVNVTDPDQLQQFLDQEEQQLREMVDHLVDIDADVVFVGDGIDDMAQHYLAQEGILAVRRAKSDDLKRLARATGGRVVSNLEDIESDDLGFAGSVAQKDVGGDERIFVEDVEEAKSVTLILRGGTEHVVDEIERAIDDSLGVVRTTLVDGQVLPGGGAPEAELALQLRDFADSVGGREQLAVEAFADALEVIPRTLAENAGLDPIDSLVDLRSRHDGGEFGAGLDAYTGDVIDMEAEGVVEPLRVKTQAIESATEAAVMILRIDDVIAAGDLKGGGTDDDGDEGGPGGAPGGMGGGMGGMGGMGGAM, encoded by the coding sequence ATGATCGTACTTTCCGAGGAGTCGCAGCGAACCTCCGGAAAGGACGCCCAGAACATGAACATCACGGCCGGGAAGGCGGTCGCGGAGTCCGTCCGCACCACGCTCGGTCCGAAGGGGATGGACAAGATGCTCGTCGACTCCGGCGGGTCCGTCGTCGTCACGAACGACGGCGTCACCATCCTCAAGGAGATGGACATCGACCACCCGGCGGCGAACATGATCGTCGAGGTGTCCGAGACGCAGGAGGACGAGGTCGGTGACGGAACCACGTCCGCCGTCGTCGTCGCCGGCGAGCTCCTCGACCAGGCCGAGGAGCTCCTCGACCAGGACATCCACGCGACCACGCTCGCGCAGGGGTACCGCCAGGCCGCCGAGAAGGCCAAAGAGATCGTCGAAGAGCAGGCCATCGAGGTCACCGAGGACGACCGCGAGACCCTCGTCGAGATCGCCCAGACGGCGATGACCGGCAAGGGCGCGGAGAACTCCAAGGACCTGCTCGCCGAGCTCGTCGTCGACGCCGTGCTCGCGGTCAAAGACGAGGACGGCATCGACACGGAGAACGTCTCCGTCGAGAAGGTCGTCGGCAGCTCCGTGGACCAGTCCGAGCTCGTCGAGGGCGTCATCGTCGACAAGGAGCGCGTCGACGAGAACATGCCCTACGCGGTCGAGGACGCCAACGTCGCGCTGTTCGACGGCGCCATCGAGGTGAAGGAGACGGAGATCGACGCCGAGGTCAACGTCACCGACCCCGACCAGCTCCAGCAGTTCCTCGACCAGGAGGAGCAGCAGCTCCGTGAGATGGTCGACCACCTCGTCGACATCGACGCCGACGTCGTCTTCGTCGGCGACGGCATCGACGACATGGCCCAGCACTACCTCGCACAGGAGGGCATCCTCGCGGTCCGCCGCGCGAAGTCCGACGACCTCAAGCGGCTCGCCCGCGCGACGGGCGGCCGCGTCGTCTCGAACCTCGAGGACATCGAGTCCGACGACCTCGGCTTCGCCGGCTCCGTCGCCCAGAAGGACGTCGGCGGCGACGAGCGCATCTTCGTCGAGGACGTCGAGGAGGCCAAGTCCGTCACGCTCATCCTGCGCGGCGGCACCGAGCACGTGGTCGACGAGATCGAGCGCGCCATCGACGACTCGCTCGGCGTCGTCCGCACGACGCTCGTCGACGGGCAGGTTCTGCCCGGCGGCGGCGCGCCCGAGGCCGAGCTCGCTCTCCAGCTCCGCGACTTCGCCGACTCCGTCGGCGGCCGCGAGCAGCTCGCCGTCGAGGCGTTCGCCGACGCGCTGGAGGTCATCCCGCGCACCCTCGCCGAGAACGCGGGTCTCGACCCCATCGACTCGCTCGTCGACCTCCGCTCCCGCCACGACGGCGGCGAGTTCGGTGCCGGTCTCGACGCCTACACGGGCGACGTGATCGACATGGAGGCCGAGGGCGTCGTGGAGCCGCTCCGCGTCAAGACCCAGGCCATCGAGTCCGCCACCGAGGCGGCCGTCATGATCCTCCGCATCGACGACGTCATCGCTGCCGGCGACCTCAAGGGCGGCGGCACCGACGACGACGGCGACGAGGGCGGCCCCGGCGGCGCGCCCGGCGGCATGGGCGGCGGCATGGGCGGCATGGGCGGCATGGGCGGCGCGATGTGA
- the nucS gene encoding endonuclease NucS: protein MTVTSLHDPSHREALWELENAFERGDLVSLFGRCTVSYEGRAASDLAAGDRLLLLKPDGAALVHTDEGRQPVNWQPPGSEHRAAVREGRLRVVSTRTNPAETLTVRFSDVHQLSAMPVTGGRDLDLHGSEEDLRTRILERPDLIEAGFEPRETERPSSAGPMDVFGVDADGNPVVVELKRRRVGPDAVGQLARYVRALREELGVDGDSLDADADADADAAEPEVRGVLVAPSVTDRAAERLADRGFEHVALEPTPER, encoded by the coding sequence GTGACAGTCACGAGCCTCCACGACCCGAGCCACCGCGAGGCGCTCTGGGAGCTCGAAAACGCCTTCGAGCGCGGCGACCTGGTGAGCCTCTTCGGCCGCTGTACGGTCTCCTACGAGGGCCGCGCCGCCTCCGACCTCGCTGCCGGCGACCGGCTCCTCCTCTTGAAACCCGACGGGGCCGCCCTGGTCCACACCGACGAGGGCCGCCAGCCGGTCAACTGGCAGCCGCCGGGCTCCGAACACCGCGCCGCGGTCCGGGAGGGACGGCTCCGCGTGGTCTCCACCCGAACCAACCCCGCCGAGACCCTCACCGTTCGCTTCTCCGATGTCCACCAACTGTCGGCGATGCCGGTCACCGGCGGCCGGGACCTCGATCTCCACGGCAGCGAGGAGGACCTCCGCACCCGGATCCTCGAACGCCCGGACCTGATCGAGGCGGGCTTCGAACCGCGGGAGACGGAGCGCCCCTCCAGCGCCGGCCCGATGGACGTGTTCGGCGTCGACGCCGACGGAAATCCGGTCGTCGTGGAGCTGAAACGCCGGCGGGTCGGCCCCGACGCGGTCGGGCAGCTCGCCCGGTACGTGCGGGCGCTCCGCGAGGAGTTGGGGGTCGACGGGGACTCCCTCGACGCCGATGCCGATGCCGATGCCGACGCCGCCGAACCCGAAGTCCGCGGCGTGCTCGTCGCGCCCTCGGTCACCGACCGGGCCGCGGAGCGGCTCGCGGACCGCGGGTTCGAGCACGTCGCGCTCGAGCCGACGCCGGAGCGGTGA
- a CDS encoding DNA primase — MSQRTIGLLLIAVVAVGAVTGVAAAEESLGVTVEDVDGEPTVTVTENDTAVENATVIVSVADDEANASYAGTGEYATDENGTVSLPAPEEDVGIEVTATDGNATGSTLAHLDAPDGLEVEVDDSDAEPLVTVTDDDTAVENASVNVTAVDGENATYVGEGNYSTDANGTVELPAAEEDVTVNVTATFENETVSTTVDLDAPDGLEIDVSETDDEPVVTVTENDTAVENASVNVTTVDEENATNETEDDTNATYVGDGNYTTDENGTVELPAPEENVTVEVTATFENETATTTVDLTADDEADERPFGQLVREFISNLEDRDGGIGGAVSDFVTENNPGNAPDHAGGPEDPDEADDDDGNESDAPGNAPDHAGGDEDGERGPPAHAGPDDDADDDESGEESEEDADDDESEDDETEEDDAEEDEEDDAEEDEEDDESEDDETEEDDADDDETEEEDDESEDDADDGEEDDTEENEDDADPGNGNGPGNAPGNGNGNQP; from the coding sequence ATGAGCCAACGCACGATAGGTCTGCTGTTGATCGCGGTCGTCGCGGTCGGCGCGGTGACCGGCGTCGCGGCCGCCGAGGAGTCCCTCGGCGTGACGGTCGAGGACGTCGACGGCGAACCGACGGTCACGGTGACCGAGAACGACACCGCGGTCGAGAACGCGACGGTGATCGTGAGCGTCGCGGACGACGAGGCGAACGCCTCGTACGCGGGGACGGGTGAGTACGCGACCGACGAGAACGGGACGGTCTCGCTCCCCGCTCCCGAGGAGGACGTGGGGATCGAGGTGACCGCCACCGACGGCAACGCGACCGGGTCGACGCTCGCTCACCTCGACGCGCCCGACGGGCTCGAGGTGGAGGTCGACGACTCCGACGCGGAGCCGCTGGTGACGGTGACCGACGACGACACGGCGGTCGAGAACGCCTCGGTGAACGTCACGGCCGTGGACGGGGAGAACGCCACCTACGTCGGCGAGGGGAACTACTCGACCGACGCGAACGGGACGGTCGAGCTACCCGCCGCCGAGGAGGACGTCACGGTGAACGTGACCGCGACGTTCGAGAACGAGACGGTCTCGACGACCGTCGACCTCGACGCGCCGGACGGGCTCGAGATCGACGTGAGCGAAACCGACGACGAGCCGGTCGTCACGGTGACCGAGAACGACACGGCGGTCGAGAACGCCTCCGTGAACGTCACGACCGTGGACGAGGAGAACGCGACGAACGAAACCGAGGACGACACCAACGCGACCTACGTCGGCGACGGGAACTACACCACCGACGAGAACGGGACGGTGGAGCTGCCCGCTCCCGAGGAGAACGTCACCGTCGAGGTGACCGCGACGTTCGAGAACGAGACGGCCACGACGACCGTGGACCTGACCGCCGACGACGAGGCCGACGAGCGGCCGTTCGGCCAGCTGGTCCGCGAGTTCATCTCGAACCTCGAGGACCGTGACGGCGGCATCGGCGGCGCAGTCTCCGACTTCGTGACGGAGAACAACCCCGGCAACGCGCCCGACCACGCGGGCGGCCCCGAGGACCCGGACGAGGCGGACGATGACGACGGAAACGAGAGCGACGCCCCCGGCAACGCGCCGGACCACGCCGGCGGGGACGAGGACGGAGAGCGCGGTCCGCCGGCACACGCCGGTCCCGATGACGACGCGGACGACGACGAGTCGGGGGAGGAATCCGAAGAGGACGCGGACGATGACGAGTCGGAAGACGACGAGACCGAGGAAGACGACGCCGAAGAGGACGAAGAGGACGATGCCGAAGAGGACGAGGAGGACGACGAGTCGGAAGACGACGAGACCGAAGAGGACGATGCGGACGACGATGAAACCGAGGAAGAGGACGACGAGTCGGAAGACGACGCAGACGACGGTGAAGAGGACGACACCGAGGAGAACGAGGACGACGCCGACCCCGGAAACGGCAACGGACCGGGGAACGCTCCCGGCAACGGGAACGGGAACCAGCCGTAG